A genome region from Hevea brasiliensis isolate MT/VB/25A 57/8 chromosome 9, ASM3005281v1, whole genome shotgun sequence includes the following:
- the LOC131183407 gene encoding late embryogenesis abundant protein At1g64065-like produces MFEKNQEYPLAPANGHHRSDEEAAPPSSKELKRKKRIKCAVYVAVLAVFQAGIILLLALTVLKIRTPKLRLGTLTIESMQTETSGLPSFNMRFNAQVKVKNTNFGHYKFDAGNVTFLYQGVTIGQAMVPKARAKARSTKKVDVAVELNSASLPSTENLGSELDSNVLTLNSQAKLSGEVELLKVIKKNKSAQMNCTITFNVSTKMLQNLSCK; encoded by the coding sequence ATGTTTGAGAAGAACCAGGAGTATCCACTTGCCCCAGCCAATGGACACCATAGAAGCGATGAAGAAGCTGCACCTCCATCATCTAAGGAGctcaaaagaaagaaaaggaTCAAATGTGCTGTTTATGTTGCAGTCCTGGCAGTGTTTCAGGCTGGTATCATTCTTCTGCTTGCTCTCACTGTACTGAAAATTAGGACCCCAAAACTCAGGCTGGGAACCCTAACTATTGAAAGTATGCAAACTGAAACCTCAGGTTTACCTTCATTTAACATGAGGTTTAACGCCCAAGTTAAAGTGAAAAATACCAACTTTGGTCACTATAAATTTGATGCTGGTAATGTCACGTTTTTGTACCAGGGTGTGACTATAGGGCAAGCCATGGTTCCGAAGGCTAGGGCCAAAGCTCGGTCCACCAAAAAAGTTGATGTGGCAGTGGAATTGAATTCTGCTTCTTTGCCTAGTACTGAAAATCTTGGGAGTGAATTGGACTCTAACGTTTTGACATTGAACAGTCAAGCCAAGTTGAGTGGCGAAGTGGAATTGTTGAAGGTTATCAAGAAGAACAAATCTGCTCAAATGAACTGCACCATCACCTTTAATGTCTCGACCAAGATGCTTCAAAATCTCAGTTGCAAGTGA